CGACCACGTCGAGTCTCAATATGTGCTGGGTCTATTGCTCGCTGGTAGCGGGGGCGGAACAGTCGCCGATCCCACCCAGGCCATGAGTTGGCTCTATAAAGCGGCGACGGCGGGCCATGTCCATGCTCAATATGAACTAGCTATGTTGCTGCTTAATAATGCCACTGCTGCCCCGGACGACAATGAAGCAGTACGGTTATTGCGTTGCGCCGCCGATCATGACCACGCAGCCGCTCGGTATCGACTGGGGTTAATGTATCTAACCGGACGTGGTGTTATTCAAAATAATCTTGAATGCCGACGCTGGATGGAGCGTTCGGCTGAATGTGGCGATCAACGTGCCCGTGAATTTCTCAGGCTTGTTCAGAGTGAAGGCTGGTTTGGTCCAGGGTGATAGAAGATTAGCACTCTCGACAGGAGAGTGCTAAAATGGAACAAATTTATGAAAAATAAAGGAGGAATATACCGATGACTACCGCTCTACAACGACTTGAATTAGCCTTGCCCCTGGGCAGTTTGGAGGTTTACAACCAGGCGGTAAACTCAATTCCAATGCTGACCGCCAGCGAAGAGCGAGAATTAGCCATCCAGTTACGCGATCATAATGACCTGGATGCTGCACGACGCCTTATCATTTCCAATCTGCGCTTTGTCATACACATCGCGCGTGGCTATAGCGGCTATGGCTTGCCCCAAGCAGACCTGATTCAGGAAGGTAACATTGGCCTGATGAAGGCGGTACGACGTTTTAACCCTGAATTAGGTATCCGCCTGGTCTCTTTCGCCGTTCATTGGATTCGCGCCGAAATTCACGAATTCATCCTGCGCAATTGGCGTATCGTTAAGGTGGCAACGACCAAGTCTCAGCGCAAGCTTTTCTTCCATTTACGGAGTGCCAAAAAACGCCTGGGCTGGTTTAGTCATGACGAAGTTCAGATCGTGGCTAATGAATTGGGAGTCACCCCCGAGACGGTGGTGGAAATGGAGAAACGCATGACCGGCCAAGACCTGAGTTTCGAGGGAGAAAACGACGGTGAGGACGACGATGCTCCTCCGGCACCGGTGACATATCTACAGGACACACGCATGGATCCCGCCACCGTGCTTGAACAACAGGACTGGGAGAATCATGAACAAACGCGTCTTGCCCATGCCTTGGCGAGTCTTGACCACCGCAGTCGTGATATTGTTCAGCGGCGTTGGCTTAACGAAGACAACAAATCAACCTTGCAGGAACTCGCAGACCGTTATCAAGTTTCAGCCGAGCGAATTCGTCAAATCGAGAAAGGCGCCATGAAAAATCTGCGTGCCGCTCTGAAAGATTAATCTGGAATCAATGTTTTAAGTAACACACTAGGGGCGTGTCCCTTTATCGCCCCTACTGCCATATCTTCGCAGGTTTAAATAAATTTGTTATGTCTTCAGGATACTCGTTTTTTCAGTGACTCCCAGGCACAGAGCAGAAGGTTTAATATGTTGCGCGATTCGTTGCTCTGCGAGATCGCAAACATCACATTTTCGACAGGCGGGAGTATCACGAGTTGGCATGGGAAATGAACTAATTAATGATGTCTTCATTTCGGCGACAAGATCCGCAGCAGCCGGATCTTCGACAAGTTGATTTTCTAATTTTTCCAGCGAATCTTCCAATAATTTTTCAATTTCCTGACAATGCTCACGCTGTTTGATGGCATGAACAAAGCCGTTCAAACAGTCAACAAACTCTCGATTTTTTTGGTCTATTTCCGGACTTCCGGTAAGATAACGGCCTTTCCAGCGTAAAGTTTTCATCGCGTCTCCGTAACGGTCAAGAATATTTTTTCCAGCACGGATTTTTTACAACCCTGACTGTGATTTACATCATGTCGTTTCCTCTTCGTATTTATCGAATTAATCCGGATATCTTGGGTTTTACCCTGCTAGAAGTCCTGGTGGTAATGGTGATTATCGGAATTATCGCCACCATGGCGGTCATCTCAGTGGGAAGCCGTGAGCCTTCCACTTTTCAGGAGGCTCGTCGCTTGACCGAATTGCTCCGTCTGGCGGCCGAGGAAGCAATCCTGCGTGGTCAGGAGTGGGGTTTGCGTTTCACCGAGAGTGGCTATGAATTCATGGTTTTGGAGGGTGCAACCTGGCAAACCGCGAGCGATGATATTTTACGTCCCAGGCAATTCCCGCCAGAATTGGAACCACGCTTATCAATAGAAGGTGAAGAATTATCGGTCGAGTCTCCTGCTGATGAGAATAGCAAATCGGACGACGCGCAACACCATCGGTTCGACAAAGAAGACAAAAAGAAAGCGATTACACCCCAGGTATTGATTCTCTCCAGCGGAGAGGTATCTTCTTTTCAATTATCTCTTTATGCCCATGAACAGCCTACCTGGCGCATAATCGGTGATTATGGCGGCAACTTCACGACGCTTCCTCTGGCGCGGCAATGATGAAGCAGGCAAAAACTGGATTTACCTTAATCGAGGTTCTTATCGCCCTGGCTATCCTGGCGATTGCTCTCGGGGCGGCGGTGAAAGGGATCAGTGACTATGCAAATAATGCTGCCTATCTGCGGGATCGTACCCTGGCACACTGGGTAGCTATGAACCAGGTCGCAGAATATCAACTCCGCACAGAATGGCCCGCCATTGGCAAAAGTGAAGGCAAGGCCGGTTTAGGCAGGCTCGCATGGCATTGGCGTGCAGTTGTCTCGCCGACCACGGATCCGGACCTGCGCCGTCTAGACGTAGAAGTACGCCTTCACAAAAACAATGCCGATCCACTTGCCACGGTGGTCGCCTTCTTCGGTCGCCCGCGTTGAAATAAATCATGACAAGCGACCGCGACAACCAAATAACGACCTCAGCGTAAAGACAAATCTATAGTGTGGCGATTTCAGCGGTAGTTACGAATTTACTCAATAGTAGCTTGATATGTTCAGATGGAGTCTTTAGATATTATAAATTAATTAATACAGTGATTTACTTTACATCTGACGTCGAGTTCGTTTTTTTAAATTATAGCAACTAAATTTGTCAAACAGAATTTTAGGTATATACTGCTTAATTGCAGTTAAATGTCCATACGATGTTATCGTCCGGGCTAGTAGCCGGGTTAAAGATACGGCAACTTCCCAAATTCAACTTCAAAAAATTAGGAGGACGGCGCTTCCTCACCATGCCTTAAAGGCGGGGATTTTCGCGCCGAATTTATTATGACTTCCCTTATCAAACACATTTTTTCGCTTCTGGCCCTGTTAACGGCCATCATTTTTTCCTTTCCGGCCTATGCTGATGCTGGTTATATCAATACAGTCACCGAGGAACTAAAAAACAGCGGCGCAGTTGTCTCCGTGCAAAAACAGACTGGCTTAGTAAACTTTATTGGTGGAACACCTATTCAACGGCAGGTAAAACAAGCATTCTCCGACGTAAGCCCAAATGACCCACGGGCGGCCGCACTGGCAATGCTGCGGCACTATGGCCCATTGTTCGGCATAACCAATCCCAGCGAAGAATTGGTGGTCACACGCGAAGTCAAGGAGCCGGACGGCCGCGCTGCTGTGCGTTTTCAGCAATTGTATCAAGGTATTCCCCTCTTCGCGGGAGAATTGATCGTCAACGTCGGCAAAGAAGGTGAATTGCTATCCATCGGTGGAAGAAGTATTGACGCCAAATCACTGAATTTATCGATAGCTCCCGGTATATCGCCCGATGACTCAAAAGAAACCGCTCTCGGTGCAGTCAGCAAATGGTACGGCATATCTAAAGTATTGTTCACTGCTTCCAAACCCGAGTTATCGATTTATGACCCACGTCTTCTTACTCCGGGCAGTGGCCCAGCCAAGTTGGTCTGGAAAATCGAAGTTTCTTCGACGGCGCGCCTTAAGCCAATTCGTGAATTGGTCCTGGTCAGTGCTGCTAAAGAAAACATGATTGCACTGCACTTTAACCAAATTCCGAATGCTCGCAACCGGAAAACCTACGACTGTAGCAATACTGCTTCTTGTACCCTCCCAGGCACACTGGTTTGTGACGAGAATAATTCCACCTGTGGTGGTATCAGCGACGCAGTTAAAGCTCATAAGTATGCCGCCGACACCTATAATTTCTATTTTAATACCCACGGCCGTGACAGCCTTGATGGCAAAGGGATGAACCTCATCTCTTCAGTGCGTGCTTGTGACCCGGATACTGGCGAATGTCCCATGCAGAATGCATTTTGGGACGGTACACAAATGGCCTATGGTGATGGCTTCATAGTTGACGACGTGGCTGCGCACGAAATGACCCATGCTGTCACGGAAAAGACATCCAATTTGTATTACTATTACCAATCCGGTGCAATCAATGAATCACTTTCTGATGTTTGGGGAGAATTCGTCGATTTAAGCAATAGCGAGGCAACTGACACCAGCACGGTACGTTGGTTATTGGGGGAAGATCTGAGCATCGGTGCCGTTCGCAACATGTCCAATCCTCCACAATTTCAGGATCCGGACCGAATTGGCAGTTCTTATTACTATAAAGGCAGTAACGATTCGGGTGGCGTACATTGGAATAGTGGCGTTAACAACAAGGCAGCCTATCTCATGGTCGATGGTGCTTCCTTTAACGGCAAGGTGGTAACAGGATTGGGCATCACCAAAACCGCTAAAATCTATTACGAGGCGCAGACTCATCTTTTATTCAGTGGTTCTGATTATAATGACCTGTATAACGCCTTAAATCAGGCCTGTGTCAATTTAATTGGAACAGCGAATATTACCTCTGCGGATTGTCAACAAGTGCGTAATGCCACTGACGCCACGGAAATGAATCAAACTCCCTCCGGTGGTTTCCTTCCCAAGGCCAAACTTTGCGCAACTGGCGGATCTCCTTTCAATATCTACTACGCGAATTTTGAGGACGGGACGATGAATGGCTGGGTTAGCACAACTCAATCTGGTGCCTCGAATCCAGCAATACTTTTACCTAAAGGTTTGTATTCTGAAAATGGATATTACAGTGTAATGATGCTTAACCTTCAAGTAATATCGGATGCTGCCTTTGCCATGAATACCAGTTATACCCTGCCAGCCAATAGCTTCCTCTTCCTCACCCACTATTTTGGGTTTGAATATGGATCAGCAACCGGGAATAACTATGATGGTGGTGTGCTTGAATATAGCACTAATGGCGGTAGCTCATGGAATGATGCCGGCGGAATGTTTGCCGAGGGCCAAAATTACGGTGGAAGTCTATATACCGGTTATGGTAATCCTTTGGGAGGGCGTAATGCTTTTGTGAAAGTTACTCCTGGCTATGTCTCTACACGCTATGACCTCTCATCCTTGACTGGTCAATCGGTGCGTTTTCGTATCCGTGTAGGTAGCGACGATGGATATACCAACGATAGTTGGGTAGTAGATGATGTAAGGATTTATACCTGCGCTAACAACGTGCAACCGCCTGCTGCGCCGGTAATGTCTAGCCCGGTGGTGGGTAATGCCCAGGTCACACTCAAGTGGTCGGCAGTGAGTGGTGCCATCAGCTACAACGTCTACCAGGGAATCACGGCAGGGGGTGAATCTACAACCGCTGTCAAGACTGGGGTTGTCGGAACCAGTGTGGCAATCACCGGCCTGACCAACGGTACGAAGTATTTCTTCAAGATACGAGCGGTCAATGGCGGGGGCACTAGCGCATTGTCGAATGAAGTCAACGCCACACCAATAGCACCCCCGGCAACGCCGGTTATTAGCGCCTTCGCGGGCGACGCGCAGGTCACGTTGAGCTGGCCAGCGGTGACTGGAGCGACCAGTTACAAGGTCTACCAAGGAACCACAGCAGGTGGAGAATCCACAACCCCCGTCAAAACTGGAGTTACCGGAACCAGCCTGACTCTTACCGGTTTGACGAATGGTAAGAAGTATTTCTTCAAGATGGGCGCAGTGAATAGCGTTGGTACCAGTGCGTTGTCGAATGAAGTCAACGCCACGCCTGCACCACGTTCATCGGCCAGTCGTCAACCCGATTTTGCGGTGACGAGTCTGGCCTTGAGTCCTACCAGTCCGACGGCCAATGGTTCCTTCAAGGTTACGGTGACTGTTAAAAATCAAGGTACGGCAGCAGGTGTGGGTGGTTACCTGGATATTTGGGGGAATCAATCCGCTAGTCAGAGTTGCGATGTGAATGGCGATGCCTGGGTTGACCTTGGTCTTTTGGATCCAGGTTCAACCAGGACCATTACGCTCACGTTGACC
The sequence above is drawn from the Gammaproteobacteria bacterium genome and encodes:
- the rpoH gene encoding RNA polymerase, sigma 32 (sigma H) factor — encoded protein: MTTALQRLELALPLGSLEVYNQAVNSIPMLTASEERELAIQLRDHNDLDAARRLIISNLRFVIHIARGYSGYGLPQADLIQEGNIGLMKAVRRFNPELGIRLVSFAVHWIRAEIHEFILRNWRIVKVATTKSQRKLFFHLRSAKKRLGWFSHDEVQIVANELGVTPETVVEMEKRMTGQDLSFEGENDGEDDDAPPAPVTYLQDTRMDPATVLEQQDWENHEQTRLAHALASLDHRSRDIVQRRWLNEDNKSTLQELADRYQVSAERIRQIEKGAMKNLRAALKD
- a CDS encoding conserved hypothetical protein (Evidence 4 : Unknown function but conserved in other organisms), which encodes MKTLRWKGRYLTGSPEIDQKNREFVDCLNGFVHAIKQREHCQEIEKLLEDSLEKLENQLVEDPAAADLVAEMKTSLISSFPMPTRDTPACRKCDVCDLAEQRIAQHIKPSALCLGVTEKTSILKT
- a CDS encoding general secretion pathway protein H, with amino-acid sequence MSFPLRIYRINPDILGFTLLEVLVVMVIIGIIATMAVISVGSREPSTFQEARRLTELLRLAAEEAILRGQEWGLRFTESGYEFMVLEGATWQTASDDILRPRQFPPELEPRLSIEGEELSVESPADENSKSDDAQHHRFDKEDKKKAITPQVLILSSGEVSSFQLSLYAHEQPTWRIIGDYGGNFTTLPLARQ
- a CDS encoding general secretion pathway protein I; its protein translation is MMKQAKTGFTLIEVLIALAILAIALGAAVKGISDYANNAAYLRDRTLAHWVAMNQVAEYQLRTEWPAIGKSEGKAGLGRLAWHWRAVVSPTTDPDLRRLDVEVRLHKNNADPLATVVAFFGRPR
- a CDS encoding exported hypothetical protein (Evidence 5 : Unknown function) — protein: MTSLIKHIFSLLALLTAIIFSFPAYADAGYINTVTEELKNSGAVVSVQKQTGLVNFIGGTPIQRQVKQAFSDVSPNDPRAAALAMLRHYGPLFGITNPSEELVVTREVKEPDGRAAVRFQQLYQGIPLFAGELIVNVGKEGELLSIGGRSIDAKSLNLSIAPGISPDDSKETALGAVSKWYGISKVLFTASKPELSIYDPRLLTPGSGPAKLVWKIEVSSTARLKPIRELVLVSAAKENMIALHFNQIPNARNRKTYDCSNTASCTLPGTLVCDENNSTCGGISDAVKAHKYAADTYNFYFNTHGRDSLDGKGMNLISSVRACDPDTGECPMQNAFWDGTQMAYGDGFIVDDVAAHEMTHAVTEKTSNLYYYYQSGAINESLSDVWGEFVDLSNSEATDTSTVRWLLGEDLSIGAVRNMSNPPQFQDPDRIGSSYYYKGSNDSGGVHWNSGVNNKAAYLMVDGASFNGKVVTGLGITKTAKIYYEAQTHLLFSGSDYNDLYNALNQACVNLIGTANITSADCQQVRNATDATEMNQTPSGGFLPKAKLCATGGSPFNIYYANFEDGTMNGWVSTTQSGASNPAILLPKGLYSENGYYSVMMLNLQVISDAAFAMNTSYTLPANSFLFLTHYFGFEYGSATGNNYDGGVLEYSTNGGSSWNDAGGMFAEGQNYGGSLYTGYGNPLGGRNAFVKVTPGYVSTRYDLSSLTGQSVRFRIRVGSDDGYTNDSWVVDDVRIYTCANNVQPPAAPVMSSPVVGNAQVTLKWSAVSGAISYNVYQGITAGGESTTAVKTGVVGTSVAITGLTNGTKYFFKIRAVNGGGTSALSNEVNATPIAPPATPVISAFAGDAQVTLSWPAVTGATSYKVYQGTTAGGESTTPVKTGVTGTSLTLTGLTNGKKYFFKMGAVNSVGTSALSNEVNATPAPRSSASRQPDFAVTSLALSPTSPTANGSFKVTVTVKNQGTAAGVGGYLDIWGNQSASQSCDVNGDAWVDLGLLDPGSTRTITLTLTAGSAGSKTLRAFIDSWCETGESNDSNNQLAKSYTVQ